DNA sequence from the Treponema sp. OMZ 838 genome:
GATATGTTCATCTAGCAACGACCACACCCCCATACCGGCAAGCGGCACGGTATAAGGAAACGGTTTTTCTTTTTTGCTGATATACGGCAGCTTTGCACCAATCAATTCCGCCCGCCTAAAACAGTTAAGCGGATAGTGCGCCCAATTTCGTTGAATACCTCGCAACAGCTCCGCAGCTTCTCCAATACTACGGAACCGCACCACAAACGGTTCTTCCCAGCACAGCTGTTTCCAAAATACTTCCTGCCGTATATCCTCACAGTACACAAGCTTGCTTGACTGAACCGGCACATCGCTCAACTTAAAATCACTATGGCCTTCGGAAGCGGAAGAAAAGCGCCACATACGCCCGGATGAACCATCAGTCTGCAAAGCCAGCTCATCATCCAAATGCGATTCAAAACCTTGTACCGGTATCCATGCCTTACCGGCTAACTTACAAACAGAACCATAAGGTTTTGCAGCCGCAATTTTACACAAATCAACAACCCCGACGCAAGCGTCGGAGTATGTTGTTCTCATAAGGTGGTTGCAGTCGGCTTTAATACCCTTTGTTACGACGCAAAGCGTCGGGGTATTAAATCCTCCGCACGAATCAATCATCATCATAATAGTCTTTTCTTTTGTATCGGCAAAAACAATAGGGCATAAATGAGATTAAATCAATAGTGTGGTATAATAAGAACCCGAGGTATAAGCAATGAACAGATATAAACAATTGTATTATAAGCTTTTTACAAAATTTGATCATGTTCATCACGGTTGGACAAACTTACATTTCTATTATTATGATTATTCCATAACAGTAGATTTTTCGGCGATAATGGATTCATTTCCGAATTTTTTACAATGGATTAAGCGTGTCGAAAATTTAGAAATACATAAAAGGGCATATGTGAATATCGATCAGGAAGGATACTATAAAAGATTAACATGCAAAAAAATTAGTGAAACGTTGCTGAGTTTTACTATTCAATCCGATAACCGTTTTAGTTTTAAAATTGAGGGAATCGATTCAAGATATTTTATATGTCAATTACTTAAAACGTTACATAATTACACTGTACAGTTTCCGAACGAGCCATGGACAGGAATCAAGCTTGATAAATTAATATATACTGAATGCGGCTCTCTAATAGAAAAATATAAAACGACCTGTAACGCCTGCCTAAAACAATGCGAGCAATTTCAAAATTCAGTTTGTCTATGTGATACATGAGCAAAACTATCAGTATGACAAGCCGCACTACCGCTATGGCAAAAACAATAGGGCATAAAAAAACGCTCGGCAAAGCGAGCGTTTTTTGCAAAACATAGCGTTATATTTACGCCTTAGCTTCGGCGGCCTTCTTGTTTTTCAGCATTGCACGGCCGACTTTTGAGATATTGACTTTCTTTCCGTCAATTTCTTGTTCATACAGAAGTTTAACACCGGTTTGGCCGGTTACGGGACAAGTACCCCGCCCATGGTTGGGAACACTTTTAATTCCCTTTCCGCGATGTGCTTTCGACATAGTTTAGCCCTCCGCTGCCTTTGACTTTGCAGCACCCTTGTCTGCACCGTCTTTCTTTGCGTCTGCCGACTTCTTCGTGCTCTTATCGAGCGTATAGTCAACCAGCTCTAAAATTGCAACCTGTGCGGCATCGCCCTCGCGTAACCCTAATTTAAGCACACGAGTATATCCGCCGTTCCGCTCCTTCATACGCGGCCCGATGTCGGTAAACAATTTATTCAAGATTGCCTCATCCCAAATATAGGTTGCAGCCTGCCGCCGATTATGTACTGAATCGACCTTAGCACGGGTAATAAGCTTTTCTGCGGTTCGCCGAATCTCCATCGCCTTTTGTTTTGTCGTAGTAATCCGCTCGTACTTAAACAGTGATGTAACCATGTTACGATGCAATGCGCGGCGATGTGCACTGGTACGTGAAAGCGGATTAAAGCCGTTTTTATGCTTCATCTGTTTCTTCCTTCTGTCTCGATAACTTGATCGAATTCTTTAAATGACTGTAATCAGTCATACCCAAACTCAAATTACGTTCCGCCAACTTTTCTTGTATTTCCTGCAAACTCTTCTTTCCGACATTTCGAGTTTTCGAAATCTCATCCTCGGTCATCATTGTCAAATCACGGATTGTTGAAACGTTTGCGTTTTTCAAACAATTAGAAGCCCGCACGGAAAGATCAAGCTCAGTTATCGGTGTGTCAAGCAACTGCTTTATCATTTCATCGCTTTCATCGGATTCATCATCGCTCAAAAGTTCATTCTCGTTAAAGTTCACAAAAACGGTAAAATGTTCTTTCGCGATTTTTGCAGCTTCCGCTAGCGCATCTTCAGGCCGTATGGTACCGTCCGTCCAGATTTCAAGCACAAGCTTATCATAATCGTTGCGCTGCCCTACTCTGCACGGCTGAATTTCATAGCTGACTTTTCGAACCGGGCTAAAGATAGTATCCAACGAGATTGTCCCGACAACTTCGACATATTTTTCATTCGTTTCCGCCGGTACATAACCGCGGCCGAAATCAACCTGAACTTCCAGCTCAACATGAGCATTTCCCATCAGCTCCATAATATGAAGATCATCGGATAAAATTTCAAGTTGACCGGGTTTTGCAAAATCGGCTGCACTAACGGAGCATGGGCCTTTAAAATCAAACAAAAAGACATCTTGTTCAATCTCATTTGGGAGCCGCAGCCGCATTTGCTTGAGGTTATTCAAAACTTCCATCGTGTCTTCGGTTACGTTTGGAATTGCTTCAAACTCGCTCGATATACCATGCGGAACATCATCAGCGCCGTAAGAGGTAATTTTTACAGCGGAAATAGCATACCCTTGTATCGAAGACAACAAAACACGCCGCAAACAATTGCCGATCGTTGTGCCGAATCCTGTTTCAAAGGGAGACGCCGTAAACTTACCATAGCTGTCATTTGAGACATCTGCTGCAAATTCCAGACCTTTTGGTTTTTTGAATCCTTTCAAAAGATTTTTACGAGCCATTTAAACTCCTTTTTATTAGATGCGGCGGGTCTTGCGGGGACGGCAACCGTTATGCGGAATAGGGGTTACGTCATTAATGGAGCGAACTTTAAGCCCCATAACGCCAAGTGTTCTGATTGCAGATTCGCGGCCGACACCCGGTCCCTTCACAAATACGTGAACTTCCCGTAATCCATACTGCTGAACGCGCTGTACAGCCGTTTCCGCGACTGTTTGTGCAGCGAAGGGGGTAGATTTTTTCGCACCGTTAAATCCCAAGCCGCCGGAGGATGCCCAAGACAACGCATTGCCCTTCAAATCGGTTATGGTAATAATGGTATTGTTAAAGGTTGCCTGAATATAGACATTTCCTTCATATACGCTTTTCTTTTCTTTTCGTTTTTTTGCGGTTGTAGCCACAGCTTATCCTCCAAAATTACTTCTTCTTACCGGCAACGGTCTTTTTCTTACCTTTGCGAGTACGAGAATTAGTTCTTGTGCGTTGTCCGCGGACGGGCAAGCCTTTACGATGTCGTAAACCGCGATAGCAGCCGATATCCATCAAGCGCTTGATGTTCAGAGCGACTTCGGTACGAAGCCGGCCTTCAACCTTGTAATCCTGGTCGATAACGGCACGGATGGCGGCAAGTTCATCCTGATTTAAATCGTTGATCATCCGCATCGGATCAATTTTTGACTTTTCGCAAATTGCTTTTGCAGATGAGTGAGATATTCCATAGATATACGTCAACGCGATATTAACATGTTTATTGGGGAGGTCGACCCCAGAAATACGAGCCATTCTTCAGTTTCCTCCATTAGCCTTGTCGCTGCTTGTGTTTGGGATTCGTGCAGATAATCCGCACAATTCCGTTGCGTTTAATAACCTTACATTTATCGCAAATAGGCTTTACGCTGGTTCTTACTTTCATATTGTTCTTCTCCTTAACAAAAGAATAACCTTTCCTGAAATACTACAGATTCCGTGATCTGAGCTTTCCTCGTTTTACCAACCCCTCATGATGGTGCATTTTAAGCTGCGCTTCAATTTGACTCATCGTATCAAGATCAACGCCAACCAAGATGAGAAGTGATGTTCCACCCATCAGCATTGAAATCGACTGAGGGAAGCCGAAAATAGTCTGTATCACAGTCGGTAAGACGGCGATCAGCGCCAGATACAAAGAACCGGGCAAAATCAAACGATTTAGAATTCTTTGCAAGTATTCCTCGGTTTTATCGGTTCGAATGCCGGGAATCGAGCCTCCATTTTCCCTTATCTGCTTTGCAATTTCTGTGGGGTTTAACGAAATCTGTGTATAAAAATATGCAAAGAACACAATAAGGATCAAATAGAAAATATTGTACCACAAACCGTTCGGACGCAAAAAATGCGCAAGACTGTTCAACCATCGGACATTCGGTCCTATCGTTGTCGCAATCGAAATCGGGAAGGTCAAAAACGATGATGCAAAGATGATTGGAATAACACCTGACGGATTAATCTTAAACGGAATATAGGTATTTTGACCGCCATACATTTTCCGCCCGACAACCCGCTTCGCATAGTGCACCGGTATCTTCCGCTGTCCTTGCTGCTCATAAACAACCAGTACGATAATGCCGACAAACATAATCAATGCTATCACGACAAATACGAGGTTCAACTCACCGAGTCGCACCAGCCGGATCATCTGAGAAACGGCATGGGGCAGCCGGACAATAATACCGGCAAAGATAATCATTGAAATACCGTTTCCGATACCGCGAGCCGTAATCTGCTCACCCAGCCAAACCGTTATCATCGTACCTGTTGTTACGGTAAGCATCGAAACAAAGATGTACATAAACCGGCTCTGAAGTACAATAGCGCCGGGTATCATATACGCATAAAAGGTTACCGCATACGATTGAATCAATGCGACAAATACGGTAAGGATACGCGTCCATACCTGTATCTTTTTCCGACCGCCGTCATCTTCCGCAATCTTTTTCAAACTCGGAAATACGAACAACGCAAGCTGCATCAAAATTTGAGTTGAAATATACGGCATAACGCCCAGCATGAATACGGAAAAGGTGGAGAATGCCCCGCCGACAAAGAAGTCCATATAATCGACAAAAGCATTTCCCCGTACCTGCGATTGGAAATATGCCGATAAAGCATGGGGATCAATACCGGGAATAGTAAGTACCGATCCCAAGCGGAAAACGATCAAAACTCCAATCGTAAACAGGATACGATCACGTAATTCTTTTATCCGAAATACATTTACAAGTGCATTGTTAGCCATGTATGAAGCCCGCCTGTTTAGCCGTTTTGTTTAACGACCGTCCCGCCGGCTTTTTCAATCTTTGCCTGCGCCTGTGCGGAAACTTTATCTACATCAACCGTCAACTTTTTTGTAAGCTCTCCGGAAGCGAGCACTTTTACCAAAGCAGTCTGCTTTTTTACCAGTCCCTTTGCTTTCAGCGTTTCTTTATTAACGGTTTCCCCATCGGAATATTTTTCGTCGATCATAAATAAATTTACAACCGAATAAACTTCCTTAAAGGGATAGTTAGAAAAGCCTTTTTTTGCAACGCGGCGATACAACGGCATTTGTCCGCCTTCAAAACCGATATAGGTTTTACCGCCGGAGCGTGCATTCTGGCCTTTGTTTCCCTTACCCGATGTCGTTCCTCGACCGGATGAAGAACCGCGACCTACAATGCGCTTCTTTTTATTTGCCCCTTTCGGCGCATTCAATATAAAATCAGACATTAATCAAGCTCCTCTGTTTCAACTAAGTGAGAAACCGCCCGTACCATACCTAAGATGGCGGGAGAAGCGGAGTGCTCAACTACGGAATGCAATTTTCCAAGTCCCAAGGAACGAACGGTTGCGCGAACCGGCTTTTTTTGTCCAATGGTACTTTTAACTAACGTAATCCTAATTTTCTTTGCCATAGTTTACCCCCAGACATCCGTAATAGACTTTCCGCGGTTCTTAGCAATAGTTTTAGCATCCATTAATTCCGATGCAGCCTCGAAGGTCGCACGAACCACATTTACTGCGGAGTTTGACCCCAAGGACTTTGAAAGAACATTCGCTGCTCCGGCTGCTTCCATAATCGCACGGATAGTACCGCCTGCGATAATTCCCGTACCTGACCGGGCAGGGCGAAGCAATACTGAAGAACCTTTGAACTTAGCCTGCACTTCATGCGGGATAGTACCGTTTTTCAGCGGAATATAAATCATATTGGCTTTCGCCTTTTCAATGCTCTTCTTAATAGCCTGACTTACATCATTCGCCTTGCCGAAACCGTATCCCACGTGTCCATTCTGATCACCGACAACCGTTAAAGCAGAAAAAGAGAAACGGCGTCCGCCCTTTACAACCTTTGCAGTCCGGTTTAACTTAACCAGCTTTTCTACCAGTTCCTTCTCGCGATGTGAACTGTCTCTGTTAAAATCTTTCTGACGATCCATATCCGCTCCTAGAAATTTATTCCCGCTTTCCGGGCACCGTCTGCAACTGCCTGTACCACACCGTGATACAGATAACCGTTTCGATCAAAAACAACCGTCGTAATATTCTTCTCTTTAAGACGCCGACCGAGTTCTTCCCCGATTTTTGCTCCGGACTCGATATTTGCTTTTAAGGGCTTAAAATCTTTTTCGAGTGTGGATACCGACGCAACAGTTACACGTGCATCATCATCGATAACCTGCACCGAAATATTCTTATTACTGCGGAAGACAGTCATACGCGGACGTTCAGCTGTTCCATAAATCCGTTTACGGATATGAACTTTACGCTTAAATCTCTTTCTATCTTTCTCGATTCGCTTTTTAAACATAGTACCTATCCTTATTTAACACCGGTCTTACCGACTTTGCGTTTAATGACTTCGGCTTCATAACGGATACCCTTTCCCTTGTAGGGTTCGGGTAATCTGAGTTTACGGATCTGCGCTGCAAATTCGCCGACTTTTTCCTTATCAATACCGGAGATAATAATTTTATTTCCCTGCGGTTCAACCTTTACTTCAATGCCTTCGGGGATCAATGCGATAAAATCGTTTGAATAGCCCAAAGCCATTACCAACAGTTTGCCCTGTACTTCGGCACGGTAACCGACGCCGTTTACAACCAAGGTTTTAGAAAAGCCCTGACTGACGCCCACGACCATATTGTGAATTAAATTCCGATACAGACCGTGAAACGAGCGGGCTTCTTTGGTATCGTTCACCCGTGTTACGGAAACCTCAGAGTTTTCAAACTTTACCTGTACCAGAGAATTATAGGTACGGGAAAGCTTCCCCTTGGGGCCTTCAACGGTCAATGCACCATCGGCAATATTGATTTTTACTCCGGCAGGAACAGCTACCGGAAGTTTTCCAATTCTTGACACACTCGCCTCCTACCAAACTTTGCAGATAAGCTCGCCGCCAACCTGCTTTTCGCTTGCGTGCTTGCCGGTGATAACGCCCACCGAAGTTGAAAGAATAAGAGTGCCGTACCCGTTATATACGCGGGGAAGCATCTTATATCCTGAATATACGCGGCGTCCGGGTGTAGACACTTTTTCAATACCATGGATAACGGGTAATTCGTTATCATCATATTTTAAGAACATCCGGATTGTACTTTCGCCGGCTTCGTTAAGTCTTTTAAAATTCTTAATAAAACCTTCGGTTTTCAAAATCTTCACAATTTCAAGTTTTAACTTTGAAGAAGGCACATCGACTTTCTCATGACCGGCTGCCGCTGCATTCCGAATCTTTGTAAGCATATCTGCGACGGGATCTGAAACGCTCATTTTTTACCTCCTACCAACTTGATTTTGTAACGCCAGGTATCTGGCCTTCACTTGCTAATTTGCGAAAACAAATACGGCACATCTGAAATTTCCTCATATATCCGCGCGGACGACCACATACTCTGCAGCGGTTGTATTGGCGGCTGGAATACTTCGGCGTACTGTTTGCCTTATTTATCATTGCTGTTGTTGCCATGAAAACCTCTCTTACTTTCTAAAGGGCATACCGAACTTCAAAAGAAGCGCCCGTGCTTCTTTATCGGTTTTTGCCGTCGTTACGACGTTGATATTCAATCCTGCGATCTTTTCGATTTTATCGAAGTCAATTTCAGGGAAAATAATCTGTTCCGTAACACCTAATGAATAGTTTCCTCTCCCGTCAAACCCGTTCGGATTGACACCGCGGAAATCCTTAACACGAGGCAGCGCAACATTAATAAAACGATCCAAAAATTCATACATTTTGGCGCCGCGTAATGTTACCATCGCCCCGATCTCATGCCCTTCACGAAGTTTAAAGTTAGCGATACTTTTCTTTGCCTTTGTTTTTACCGCTTT
Encoded proteins:
- the rplQ gene encoding 50S ribosomal protein L17, whose product is MKHKNGFNPLSRTSAHRRALHRNMVTSLFKYERITTTKQKAMEIRRTAEKLITRAKVDSVHNRRQAATYIWDEAILNKLFTDIGPRMKERNGGYTRVLKLGLREGDAAQVAILELVDYTLDKSTKKSADAKKDGADKGAAKSKAAEG
- a CDS encoding DNA-directed RNA polymerase subunit alpha, with amino-acid sequence MARKNLLKGFKKPKGLEFAADVSNDSYGKFTASPFETGFGTTIGNCLRRVLLSSIQGYAISAVKITSYGADDVPHGISSEFEAIPNVTEDTMEVLNNLKQMRLRLPNEIEQDVFLFDFKGPCSVSAADFAKPGQLEILSDDLHIMELMGNAHVELEVQVDFGRGYVPAETNEKYVEVVGTISLDTIFSPVRKVSYEIQPCRVGQRNDYDKLVLEIWTDGTIRPEDALAEAAKIAKEHFTVFVNFNENELLSDDESDESDEMIKQLLDTPITELDLSVRASNCLKNANVSTIRDLTMMTEDEISKTRNVGKKSLQEIQEKLAERNLSLGMTDYSHLKNSIKLSRQKEETDEA
- the rpsK gene encoding 30S ribosomal protein S11; this encodes MATTAKKRKEKKSVYEGNVYIQATFNNTIITITDLKGNALSWASSGGLGFNGAKKSTPFAAQTVAETAVQRVQQYGLREVHVFVKGPGVGRESAIRTLGVMGLKVRSINDVTPIPHNGCRPRKTRRI
- the rpsM gene encoding 30S ribosomal protein S13; this translates as MARISGVDLPNKHVNIALTYIYGISHSSAKAICEKSKIDPMRMINDLNQDELAAIRAVIDQDYKVEGRLRTEVALNIKRLMDIGCYRGLRHRKGLPVRGQRTRTNSRTRKGKKKTVAGKKK
- the rpmJ gene encoding 50S ribosomal protein L36, with the protein product MKVRTSVKPICDKCKVIKRNGIVRIICTNPKHKQRQG
- the secY gene encoding preprotein translocase subunit SecY codes for the protein MANNALVNVFRIKELRDRILFTIGVLIVFRLGSVLTIPGIDPHALSAYFQSQVRGNAFVDYMDFFVGGAFSTFSVFMLGVMPYISTQILMQLALFVFPSLKKIAEDDGGRKKIQVWTRILTVFVALIQSYAVTFYAYMIPGAIVLQSRFMYIFVSMLTVTTGTMITVWLGEQITARGIGNGISMIIFAGIIVRLPHAVSQMIRLVRLGELNLVFVVIALIMFVGIIVLVVYEQQGQRKIPVHYAKRVVGRKMYGGQNTYIPFKINPSGVIPIIFASSFLTFPISIATTIGPNVRWLNSLAHFLRPNGLWYNIFYLILIVFFAYFYTQISLNPTEIAKQIRENGGSIPGIRTDKTEEYLQRILNRLILPGSLYLALIAVLPTVIQTIFGFPQSISMLMGGTSLLILVGVDLDTMSQIEAQLKMHHHEGLVKRGKLRSRNL
- the rplO gene encoding 50S ribosomal protein L15, with the translated sequence MSDFILNAPKGANKKKRIVGRGSSSGRGTTSGKGNKGQNARSGGKTYIGFEGGQMPLYRRVAKKGFSNYPFKEVYSVVNLFMIDEKYSDGETVNKETLKAKGLVKKQTALVKVLASGELTKKLTVDVDKVSAQAQAKIEKAGGTVVKQNG
- the rpmD gene encoding 50S ribosomal protein L30, whose amino-acid sequence is MAKKIRITLVKSTIGQKKPVRATVRSLGLGKLHSVVEHSASPAILGMVRAVSHLVETEELD
- the rpsE gene encoding 30S ribosomal protein S5 — its product is MDRQKDFNRDSSHREKELVEKLVKLNRTAKVVKGGRRFSFSALTVVGDQNGHVGYGFGKANDVSQAIKKSIEKAKANMIYIPLKNGTIPHEVQAKFKGSSVLLRPARSGTGIIAGGTIRAIMEAAGAANVLSKSLGSNSAVNVVRATFEAASELMDAKTIAKNRGKSITDVWG
- the rplR gene encoding 50S ribosomal protein L18, with protein sequence MFKKRIEKDRKRFKRKVHIRKRIYGTAERPRMTVFRSNKNISVQVIDDDARVTVASVSTLEKDFKPLKANIESGAKIGEELGRRLKEKNITTVVFDRNGYLYHGVVQAVADGARKAGINF
- the rplF gene encoding 50S ribosomal protein L6 — encoded protein: MSRIGKLPVAVPAGVKINIADGALTVEGPKGKLSRTYNSLVQVKFENSEVSVTRVNDTKEARSFHGLYRNLIHNMVVGVSQGFSKTLVVNGVGYRAEVQGKLLVMALGYSNDFIALIPEGIEVKVEPQGNKIIISGIDKEKVGEFAAQIRKLRLPEPYKGKGIRYEAEVIKRKVGKTGVK
- the rpsH gene encoding 30S ribosomal protein S8; translated protein: MSVSDPVADMLTKIRNAAAAGHEKVDVPSSKLKLEIVKILKTEGFIKNFKRLNEAGESTIRMFLKYDDNELPVIHGIEKVSTPGRRVYSGYKMLPRVYNGYGTLILSTSVGVITGKHASEKQVGGELICKVW
- a CDS encoding type Z 30S ribosomal protein S14, translating into MATTAMINKANSTPKYSSRQYNRCRVCGRPRGYMRKFQMCRICFRKLASEGQIPGVTKSSW
- the rplE gene encoding 50S ribosomal protein L5, giving the protein MSNYVPRLKKIYTETITPELTKEFGYTTVMQVPKLVKIVLSMGVGEALTNKKLLDAAVTDLGTITGQKAVKTKAKKSIANFKLREGHEIGAMVTLRGAKMYEFLDRFINVALPRVKDFRGVNPNGFDGRGNYSLGVTEQIIFPEIDFDKIEKIAGLNINVVTTAKTDKEARALLLKFGMPFRK